A region of the Hyphomicrobiales bacterium genome:
AGCTCGCGAGCCATCGTCTTGATCCGCGCGATATCGCGGCGGATCTCGCGGAACCGCGAGGTGTTCTCGAGCTGGCCCGTCGCCTGCTGGAAGCGCAGGTTGAACTGCTCCTTCTTGAGCTTGCGCAACTCGTCCTGCAGCTGATCCTGCGAGAAGCCTTTGAGGTCTTCGTACTTCATCTCTCGTTCCTCACGCCTTGCGCGCCCTTCGCGCAGGCCATCCCGACCCCGCAGGCCGATGACATTCCCAGTCCCGCGCCGCTCAGTTCACGACGCCCGGCCGCACCACGACCCGCGTCTTGATCGGCAGCTTGGCCG
Encoded here:
- a CDS encoding 50S ribosomal protein L29, which translates into the protein MKYEDLKGFSQDQLQDELRKLKKEQFNLRFQQATGQLENTSRFREIRRDIARIKTMARELRGAAGASTK